From a region of the Methanolinea sp. genome:
- the amrS gene encoding AmmeMemoRadiSam system radical SAM enzyme, with product MEHLHEARQYHHGEDTAVVCSLCNHRCTIREGKHGICGVRENRNGTLYALTYGKVSSEAVDPIEKKPLYHFLPGTLSYSIGSIGCNFRCEHCQNWQISRADFTGITLRDISPEEGVQRALARSCASISWTYNEPTIWHEYALDMGRLAKKQGLATVYVTNGYITEEALREIAPVLDAFRVDIKAFTEEFYKKVCGAKLQPVLDSTALARELGMHVEVVNLVIPGLNDSPGETGALIRWVVEHLGPDTPVHFTRFHPDYQMRDREATPVATLERICRQAQENGLHYPYVGNVFMHRYESTCCPICGALLIERRGFSAVKRNLAGRRCTACGAEIAIVDHV from the coding sequence ATGGAGCATCTGCATGAGGCTCGGCAGTACCATCACGGCGAAGACACGGCCGTGGTGTGCTCGCTTTGCAATCATCGCTGCACGATACGGGAGGGAAAGCATGGTATCTGCGGTGTCCGGGAGAACCGGAACGGGACCCTGTACGCCCTGACCTACGGGAAGGTGAGTTCGGAAGCCGTTGATCCTATCGAGAAAAAGCCACTATACCACTTCCTCCCCGGAACGCTCTCTTACTCGATCGGGAGTATCGGCTGCAACTTCCGGTGCGAGCACTGCCAGAACTGGCAGATATCGCGGGCGGATTTCACCGGCATAACGCTGCGCGACATATCCCCGGAAGAAGGGGTGCAGAGGGCACTGGCGAGGTCGTGCGCCAGCATCTCCTGGACCTACAATGAACCGACCATATGGCACGAGTATGCCCTTGACATGGGGAGGCTTGCAAAAAAGCAGGGGCTTGCCACCGTGTATGTCACCAACGGGTACATCACCGAGGAAGCGCTGCGCGAGATCGCCCCCGTTCTCGATGCATTCAGGGTGGATATCAAGGCCTTCACCGAGGAATTCTATAAAAAAGTCTGCGGGGCAAAGCTCCAGCCGGTGCTGGACTCGACCGCCCTTGCCAGGGAACTCGGGATGCACGTTGAGGTGGTCAACCTGGTCATCCCCGGTCTGAACGACTCCCCCGGGGAAACCGGGGCGCTCATCCGCTGGGTCGTGGAGCATCTTGGGCCCGATACGCCGGTGCACTTCACCCGGTTCCACCCCGACTACCAGATGCGGGACCGGGAAGCGACCCCGGTGGCCACGCTGGAACGGATCTGCCGGCAGGCGCAGGAGAACGGGCTGCACTATCCCTACGTGGGAAACGTCTTCATGCACCGCTACGAGAGCACCTGCTGCCCGATCTGCGGGGCACTCCTCATCGAACGCCGGGGTTTTTCCGCGGTGAAAAGAAACCTCGCCGGACGCCGGTGCACCGCGTGCGGGGCAGAGATCGCCATCGTAGACCATGTCTGA
- a CDS encoding transposase: MFQCPACGSREIYRVAGGCMGELYRCKECGYFGAFIVEVDEDRSPGRQRGP, from the coding sequence ATGTTCCAGTGTCCGGCCTGCGGGAGCAGGGAGATCTACAGGGTTGCAGGCGGGTGCATGGGTGAGCTTTACCGGTGCAAGGAGTGCGGGTATTTTGGGGCGTTCATCGTGGAAGTCGATGAAGACCGTTCGCCTGGCAGGCAACGGGGACCGTGA
- the pyrH gene encoding UMP kinase: MKKVVLSLGGSVLVPTLEGNRVTAYAGVLSRISRRVNLFVVVGGGGEARRYISAAREIGLDEALADEIGILVTRLNATLLAGALGDAAVPAVAASQTEACAAAASGKIVIMGGITPAQTTDAVAAVLAERVGADLIVNLTSVDGIYTADPKTDPAARKLDVISADRLLGIVGGASPAAGANMVIDMVAARVVKRSGIPLLVIDGTDPLALEDALLAGRHSGSLVTATGKKPAGLF; this comes from the coding sequence ATGAAGAAGGTCGTCCTCTCACTGGGCGGGTCGGTCCTTGTCCCTACCCTCGAAGGTAACCGCGTTACCGCCTATGCCGGTGTTCTCTCCAGGATCTCCCGCCGGGTGAACCTGTTCGTGGTCGTCGGCGGCGGGGGAGAAGCCCGGCGCTACATCTCTGCGGCCAGGGAGATCGGGCTTGATGAAGCGCTGGCCGACGAGATCGGGATCCTGGTCACCCGCCTGAACGCCACCCTGCTCGCCGGTGCGCTCGGCGATGCTGCCGTGCCGGCAGTTGCCGCTTCCCAGACCGAGGCCTGTGCTGCTGCAGCGTCCGGAAAGATCGTTATCATGGGAGGCATCACCCCTGCACAGACGACCGATGCCGTGGCCGCGGTGCTTGCCGAACGGGTGGGCGCTGACCTCATCGTCAACCTGACCTCGGTAGACGGGATATACACCGCCGACCCGAAGACCGATCCCGCAGCCCGGAAACTCGATGTGATATCCGCTGACCGGTTGCTCGGGATCGTGGGAGGTGCATCCCCTGCAGCAGGTGCAAACATGGTGATAGACATGGTCGCTGCCAGGGTCGTGAAGCGAAGCGGCATACCCCTGCTGGTCATCGACGGGACAGACCCGCTGGCCCTCGAAGACGCGCTCCTTGCCGGGCGCCATTCCGGGAGCCTGGTCACGGCGACCGGGAAAAAGCCGGCCGGGCTTTTCTGA
- the nth gene encoding endonuclease III yields the protein MHRSRALALFQTLSERYSDLSGRRHFIPFSSPYQALIGTMLSAQTTDRAVNGIVEDLFTAYPTPEAMAGAVLDDLEGRIRTIGLYRTKARNIRAAARKLVGEYGGEVPDSMDELLTLPGVGRKTANIVLSHAFGINTGIAVDTHVARVSRRIGFTRETRAEKIEQDLMALFPRECWGDINDVLIRHGRAVCRARKPRCSICPVRDGCRFFRETFQPHLAG from the coding sequence ATGCACCGATCAAGAGCCCTTGCCCTGTTCCAGACCCTTTCCGAGCGGTACAGCGATCTTTCCGGCCGGCGTCACTTCATTCCCTTCTCCTCGCCCTACCAGGCACTGATCGGGACCATGCTCTCGGCCCAGACCACCGACCGGGCGGTGAACGGGATCGTGGAAGATCTCTTCACCGCGTACCCCACACCGGAGGCTATGGCAGGGGCCGTGCTGGACGACCTCGAAGGCCGGATCAGGACCATCGGCCTCTACCGCACCAAGGCACGGAACATCAGGGCAGCTGCAAGGAAACTGGTCGGGGAATATGGTGGAGAGGTGCCGGACAGCATGGACGAACTCCTCACGCTGCCCGGTGTCGGGAGAAAGACAGCGAACATCGTCCTCTCCCACGCCTTCGGTATCAACACCGGGATCGCGGTCGATACCCATGTTGCCCGGGTCTCCCGCCGCATCGGGTTTACCAGAGAGACCCGCGCCGAAAAGATCGAGCAGGATCTCATGGCCCTCTTTCCCCGGGAATGCTGGGGGGATATCAACGATGTCCTGATCCGGCACGGCCGGGCGGTCTGCAGGGCCCGGAAACCGCGGTGTTCCATATGCCCGGTCCGGGATGGCTGCCGTTTCTTCCGGGAGACCTTCCAGCCGCACCTGGCTGGCTGA